The DNA sequence GTGATCCGATTGAATTGATTGCGACTTCCAATTTGCAAGCTGCCGTGCTATGGGGAAATGGAGATACCACCTTGAATTTGTCTGTGGCAAGTACGGAAGAAATAACGTTGCAAATAAGCGATGGTGCAGGGTGTACCGTTGAAGACACGATTTTTGTCGAAATACCTGAAAATGCCGGACTGGCGGAGGATGGAATTTTGTGTGGGGATGTGCTCTTTACAAATTACGACGAGCAGGCAATTCATCTTTGGAGCACAGGCGATTCATCCAATACGCTCGACATCTCCGCCCTTGGAGCTGGAACATATTGGGTGGAGGTACTTGAACCACGTGGCTGTTTCCTAACAGATACCATCGTTGTATCAGGATTTGATCAGTTTCCAACGCTAAATTTGGGAGATGACCTGCAGAGTTGTGATAGTATCCTTTTAGGCTCTTCCCAACCAAACATGACCTATGAATGGAGCACAGGCGCTTCTTCTCCATTTATTACGGCTTATTCAAGCGGATTGTACATCTTGACGATCACGAATCCAAACAACTGTGCAACCACAGATACAGTCGGGGTTTTGATTTCGAAGGTCCCTCAAGCGGAATTTTTTGTTCCTGATACGATCATCAATACAGACTTGACGGTTTATTTCATCAATCAGTCTGACTTTGGAGATTTCCTTTGGGAATTTGGTGATGGGCAAACTAGTACGCAGATAAGTCCGGTACATACCTATTCAGATACGGGATGGTATTGTGTCAACTTGATTACGACAGACTTGCAGAGTAATTGCGGTTCGGATACAGCTACCCATTGTGTGTATGTCCAAAGACCGAATAGTACGGATATTTCCAGTTTGGAGGATATTTCGGTGAATGTATATCCCAACCCCAACTACGGACAAATCTGGGTGGATTTGCCCGATTCCTTCAATGCTTCATGGAATATTCAGATGATTGATGGAGTGGGTCGATCAATCCTTTCAACAGAATGGGAAGCTGGAGCTAGCCAGAAGATTCTCTTTGAAATGCCGGATGTGTCGAGGGGAATCTATCACCTGCGGATCACTTGCGGTACTCACCAATGGAGTTTTCCGATTCTGTACAAGTGATTCCTTCTGCTTTCCGCACGAGCTCCAATTTGGATGAATCTTTTGTCCAGATTGGAGTTCATTTTATTTGATCAGCTCATATCTTTTATGGTATTTGGCCAAATCGAATAGTTTTATTAGCCTGAGTTGGACAGATTGGTTGCAACACCACTTCTATTCAATTATCTCAGGGCTCCTTTCCTTGTAATGAACGCTGAACATGAAGCATCCAACGATTTTTCTTCATATCCCCAAGGCTGGAGGAACAACCTTGCGGAATATTTTGACCAGTCAGGTACAGGAAAATCAGTTCTTCCATCTGTATGAAGATATGGCTACCCTTGGGCAAGAATTAGGACTGCTTCAAAATATGTCAGCCGAAGAAAAGGCGAATCTTAGGTTAGTTGCGGGGCATTTTCGATTCGGATTGCATCGCCTATTTCAGCAGCCTTTTTCCTATGTCACCTTCCTGAGAAATCCATACAAACGGATTGTTTCTCAGTATTGGCATATTCATCGTCGGCCAAAGCACTATCTGTATGAACAGGTAGTAGGGAAAAAGTTGAGTCTCGAAGAATTCATCCTAAGTGGTCTGTCGATCGAGTTGGACAATGCACAAACGCGATTGATCGGTACCGATTTTGATCAGCCGCTACCTTCTGTTGGATCTGCGGATCAGGCCATGCTTGATTTGGCTAAAAAGCGATTAGATGAATCCTTTTTGGTGGTCGGAATTCAAGAACAATTTGATGAAAGTCTATTGCTAATTGAAGAAAAGCTAGGCTTGAAAAACGTTGTATACGAGCGCAAAAATGTGAATCAAGCGAGTTCTTCCGGCAAATCTTCTCTTTCTGATCGGGAGTTGGAGGCAATCGCCCAAACACACCGGCTAGATTTGGAGCTATATGATTACGCCAAAAACAAGCTCGCGAGCGAATTGGAGGTAAGACCCCAGTTTTTCGAAGAAGGACTGAAAAAGCTCGAGTCCCGGAATCAACGATATATCCGGAAAGTGCAGTTTAGCCGAAGAATCAGCAACCTTCTCAAAAAGTTTGACAGATGATCCCTGCTTGCTATATCCTCCTTCCTGTTCACAACCGAAAAGCACATACCGAACAGTTTGTCCTGTGCCTATCTGAGCAAATCCGTCAAGATTTTCATCTTTTGTTGATCGACGATGGCTCCACAGATGGTACTGCTGAACGGATTGCCGAGATTTTGGCCCCAAATCAGTTGACTGTCATTCGTGGAAAAGGCGACTGGTACTGGGGTGGTGGCTTGGATCAAGGCTACAAATGGCTCAAGAAAAACCAGATTTCTCCAGATCAGGTCGTTCTGCTCATTAATGATGATTCAGAAGTCCCTTCCGATTTTCTCTCAAAAGGGATTGAGTTGGTAGCGAAACACCCTGATACATTGATTCAGGCTACGACCATTTCTCTTCAAAATGAAAATGACATTCGAGGTGGTCTGCACATGGACTGGGCAAACTATCATTTGTCATTCGCCAAAAGCAACCATGAATTAAATTGCCTGAATACACGCGGTCTGTTTCTTACGTGGGAAAGCTTTGACAGAATTGGTGGGTTTTATCCAGGGGTGCTTAGGCATTATCGATCCGATATAGAGTTCACCCTTCGAGCTCGACGGAAAGGCCTCAAGCTTATGGTGTCTCCTGAACTGAAACTGGTTGCAGATCTGGATGCCACAGGAATTCGGGAGTTGGACACAAACCTCCCATTCTCTAAATATCTGAAGTTGCTCTTCTCACGTCGTTCAAGCCTGAATCCGCTGATGCATACTGGGTTCATACTTTTGTCTTCACCAGTGAGATACGCCATTCCAAGCCTTTTTAAGGCATGGAAAAATTTTGGAAGAAGAATCTTCATGTATTTCAAGGCTAAAGTTTCCCAAACGGCTTCCATATGACCGCACCGACTGTATCGGTTGTAATTCCTTGTTACAACTCAGCCAAATATCTCCCAGAAACCCTTCAGAGTGTCATTCACCAATCCTACAAGCATTGGGAAATCATCGCCGTCAATGACGGTTCTAAGGATAATACACTTGAGGTGCTCCGCGCTTTTGCAGAAAGAGAACCTGAAAAGATCCAAGTGATTGATTCTGAAAATCAAGGTGCTTGTGCAGCAAGGAATCTAGGTTTGAGTAAAGCAACAGGTCAATACGTCCAATTTTTGGATGCAGATGATGTATTGAAATCGGATAAACTGGAAAACCAAGTTGGATATCTGGGTGAATCATCATTTGATTGGGTAGTCGGCGATTATACCATGTTTGATCAGACGATGGAGATTAAGATGGGATTCGTAGAATTGGCCTCGATCGAGGAAAAACCTTTGGAGACTTCCATCACTTCGATCATCAATACAACCAATCCGCTTTATAAAACTGCCTGCGTCAAAAATATCGGAGGATATCGCGTTCAATGGCCCTCTGCACAGGATTATGACTTCCATATCCGTTTGGTTCTGTCCGGTGCAAAGCCGGGATATTTATCTGGAAAGACCTTCGATAAAAGGGAAGTTGCAGGTTCGATTTCCAGTAATTGGGTCAAAGTGAATCGGGTTACTTGTCGAGTGATTGAAGACTTGAAGCCTGCGATCTTGACTCAAGAAGGATTGACAGATACCGCAAGAAAACACATTGCGACCTTGTATTACAATACCGCCATACATGCTTCTGGGGAGATTGCAGATTTGGAACATGATCTATCTGAGATGGCGAGCTGGTGGGGAGATCCAGAATTTTTGGGAAGTGGTCTCAAAAAAATGATTGCAAAGGCATTGGGTGTTAGGGGGTTAGTGCATTTGGACCGTTTGAGGTTTGCCAAATGATTTGATGCGCTAAACTGCTCTTCTCGCAAAAATATTTCCGATGGATCTATGATGGGAATCGAACCTCTTCTTGGTTGCTTTTAACCCTTTTGGTATGATATTCTGCTCAGTCCGCAGACAATCATGAAAGTCTAGATTCGTCTTAATTGAATGGAACCCAATGTGTGCGTTCAGATTTCCTTAAAAGAGTTGGCACATGTTAGGAGGCCAATGAAGGTAAAAGCTTTTCCATAAGATCCTTTGAGAGATTTGCGGGAGTAGTACCACCTGCTATCTTTGCTGTCAAGAATTCAAATTCGGGATTTGGAAGAAGCTAATCCCCCTTTTGAATGGCTTCTGTGACTGTTTGCGAATGACTGGAGTCTGGGCTCCCTGAATTTTTCAAGTTCTCGGACCAAGCGGTTTCTCTTGAGATTGTTGCTTTAGAAAAAGCTTTATGGATCGCAAATAGTTTAGGTAAGCCCAACGTCGCAACCTAGAAAACTGTTCTTGGTAAGATTGCCTTGAATCCGAAAATTTAACTAAGGAATGGATTTGCTGGAACGATGGCAATAGAGCCATGTTTTATAATTGGATCAGCCTACAATTCCTCTTTTTGAGGTATTTGGACTGAATGTATTAGCAAACCTCAAGTATAATCCCTGCTCATTTTACTTTTCATGAGTAATTATCCCAAAATCTCCATCATCACTCCCTCCTTTAACCAAGCGCAGTTTTTGGAGGACACGATCCTATCTGTGCTGGGACAGGAGTATCCCAATCTCGAGTACATCATCATGGACGGAGGGTCCAATGATGGCTCCAAGGAGATCATTGAGAAGTATGCGGATCGCCTCACCTATTGGCAAAGTGAGCCCGACAATGGACAGGCTGATGCTATTAATGCTGGTTTTGCCAGGGCTACAGGTGATATCTTGGGGTGGGTAAACTCCGATGATATGTATATGCCGGGAACCTTGCACTATATGGCCAAACAATTTGAGCAGGTGAAGGAACCGACGATCTTTTTCGGAAACTCCGTCCATATTTTCGAAGAACATACAGGTATATTCGGAAGCAAAGTTCAGCAAAAGCACGAAATGTACGATTTGAGCTTGGTGGATTATATCATCCAACCCAGCTCATTTTGGAACCGCGCTACTTGGGAACGAGTGGGGCCCCTCAATGAAAAGATGCACTTTGGGTTTGATTGGGCGTGGTTTATTGAGGCTGAACGTGCAGGAGTGGATTTCCGACCGCTCAAACGGTACATGTCCGTTTATCGTAAACACGATGCTCACAAAAGTGGCTCTGGAGGCGAAAAGCGAGATCAGGAATTGCTGAAGCTCTATGAGACGTATAATACCCCTGCTCAAGTAGAGGCATTCAAAAAGCACAAGAGCCAATCGGGAATCAAGCAATTGGAGAATACACTCACACGGATGAGGGTGGGAAAATTTATGAACATCGAGCATCTGATTTGGAGGATGTTTTTTAAGATGGTTTCCCTAAGTGATGCGGCGAGCATTAGAAGGAATTAAAGAACCAGTTCATCCGAAAAAATCCCTACCTGAGCTTGCATAGGCTGCCTGCTTGGGTAGGGATTATCTTTTTTGAAGGGAATCCAATGGGTCCTTTCGACTATTCCGTTATCTTGATTTTGTCAATCTGGATTTGCTCGGATATACCAGAAAGCTCTAATTCGTATTTGCCAGCTGTCAATTTAAGGGCGTTTGGATTGTCCAGTTCCAAGGAATACCATTGCCAACCCTTCCCTGCAGGGATCATGATTTTGCCTATAGTCTCATCATCTAGTGCGACCGCACACTTTTTCTTAAACTTACCAAGGTTTCGGGCGAGGATTTGGACTTGATACTGATTTGGAGTTTGATTTCTTGGGGTAAAGTCCCAGCATAGCTTGCCTTCCTCATCGGATTTTCCAGAAACGTAGGTAGTGAAATCGCGGAAATCTCCTCGCGAACTACCTTCAGGTGTACTTGTAATGAGTTGAAGTTGGCTATCCCTCCGACCTAGTTCTGCCTCATACTCGGAGGTTGAATCCCAACGACTTGGATGCCCCAATTGGTGCCAAGCGTCCAGCTGGAAGAATATGGGATGTTGATCGTCTTCGAGATTCAAGAGGTAAACCGAACCCTGTCTTCGAACGTGTACGACTATATCCATCCCATCCCAAGACCATTTCACAGAGGTGACATCTGGGACATTTCCGGGATGATTACTGTTGGGTTGGATGGATGCCGCGATGATATATTGTTTGGCATCCTGATGTTTGCGGACGGTGAAAATGATTCGAGGGTCTCCCACAGGGTGATTGGTAATGGGAAGTCCCGCTTCATCGGTCAACAAATCTCCATTGCGAAGAATATCCTCATAATGACTCGTAACGGCCTGTGCATAGGCAGGCAGAGCTACTTGCCAGATATAATCAGCTGGATCTGCCTTCGCGTTATAATGGAAGGTATAGAAGAATTCTGCTCCTGTCGCTCCGAGATTCTTCAACAACCCCAACCACTGACTAGGTCTAACATTTTCAGTGGGATCAGTTGCCCATCCAGCACCGATAAATGGCGCATAGAGCTTGTCTCCGAGGGGAATTTCCACCTTTCGGCAGATGTCGATCCACTCCCAGCCTCGCCATGCTCCTTTCCACTTTCGCCAGTTACCGGGCCATCTTGGATAGAAATCTGGAGTTGAATAGTATTGACCATTGATGGGGCGTTGAATGTACCTACTTTCTTTCCATTCGAAGCGATCTACCGGGCCTCCATCGACTCCATACCATCCAAACTGAGCTTCCTTGAGTTCGGGGAATTCCATGAAGGCATCACGGTACGCAGTCCTGAATCTGAGTTTCTGCTTGGCTTGGTATTCCTCCCAAGTGTTGTACCCATTCTGGTTGAAGTCGGCGACAATGCGAGGGGAAGTCTCTAATGCTTTCTGCGTGTATGGATAAGGAGGGACCTCCCCGTTTTCTGCTACCATATTCACCGGCCTTGTGAGGCGATCCAGTAATTCTCGGAAGTAAAAGGCCTGAGTTTTTCCATCCTCTAAGAAAGCATCGGTATGAGCGGCCATGCTGATTTGTCCATTTTTGATCTTCTTGCCGCTTCTATTGATGTGATTGCCATGCGCATCCGTCAATATATCTTCCTTGGGTAACTGACTCCAATTGACGATGAAAGCCCGTTTGGAAGGTGCACCGATGTCTTTTGGGATGAGCTGTCTCCAATAAGAGGTCATGGCAAGGGGCCATTCTGGGTGTTGGTTGGCGAGTTTGATCAATGCTCCAAGCTGCTGGTTTTCATCGAGTAGCTTTGAATTGACTGCCTGCTTGGTATTTTGAATCGTCAGATAGTAATGCCAATTTTTGGCCATCTCCTCCTGAAATTGAGTAGCCAGAATGACAGTTTCTGGCTTGAACATGCCTTTCTGGTTTTTGTCGGCAATCTGATTGATATTCAGCCAGTTGTATAATGGAAGGAGATTGTGTCCCTCTTTATATCGTGGCAATGGAAATGTCCGGAGTTGATCGATAGCGGAAAGGGAAGGCGTTGGGTGACCAATCACATATTCCAGATCCACTTGAGCAGCCTCGGCAGTCATCTCTGTTTGAGCTTCCATTGTAGGAGCCGAAACCACAAGCTTGCGGTCTTTTTGGAAGGTGTAATGATCCCCAG is a window from the Pontibacter sp. G13 genome containing:
- a CDS encoding glycosyltransferase family 2 protein; protein product: MSNYPKISIITPSFNQAQFLEDTILSVLGQEYPNLEYIIMDGGSNDGSKEIIEKYADRLTYWQSEPDNGQADAINAGFARATGDILGWVNSDDMYMPGTLHYMAKQFEQVKEPTIFFGNSVHIFEEHTGIFGSKVQQKHEMYDLSLVDYIIQPSSFWNRATWERVGPLNEKMHFGFDWAWFIEAERAGVDFRPLKRYMSVYRKHDAHKSGSGGEKRDQELLKLYETYNTPAQVEAFKKHKSQSGIKQLENTLTRMRVGKFMNIEHLIWRMFFKMVSLSDAASIRRN
- a CDS encoding glycosyltransferase family A protein, yielding MTAPTVSVVIPCYNSAKYLPETLQSVIHQSYKHWEIIAVNDGSKDNTLEVLRAFAEREPEKIQVIDSENQGACAARNLGLSKATGQYVQFLDADDVLKSDKLENQVGYLGESSFDWVVGDYTMFDQTMEIKMGFVELASIEEKPLETSITSIINTTNPLYKTACVKNIGGYRVQWPSAQDYDFHIRLVLSGAKPGYLSGKTFDKREVAGSISSNWVKVNRVTCRVIEDLKPAILTQEGLTDTARKHIATLYYNTAIHASGEIADLEHDLSEMASWWGDPEFLGSGLKKMIAKALGVRGLVHLDRLRFAK
- a CDS encoding glycosyltransferase, yielding MIPACYILLPVHNRKAHTEQFVLCLSEQIRQDFHLLLIDDGSTDGTAERIAEILAPNQLTVIRGKGDWYWGGGLDQGYKWLKKNQISPDQVVLLINDDSEVPSDFLSKGIELVAKHPDTLIQATTISLQNENDIRGGLHMDWANYHLSFAKSNHELNCLNTRGLFLTWESFDRIGGFYPGVLRHYRSDIEFTLRARRKGLKLMVSPELKLVADLDATGIRELDTNLPFSKYLKLLFSRRSSLNPLMHTGFILLSSPVRYAIPSLFKAWKNFGRRIFMYFKAKVSQTASI
- a CDS encoding sulfotransferase family 2 domain-containing protein codes for the protein MKHPTIFLHIPKAGGTTLRNILTSQVQENQFFHLYEDMATLGQELGLLQNMSAEEKANLRLVAGHFRFGLHRLFQQPFSYVTFLRNPYKRIVSQYWHIHRRPKHYLYEQVVGKKLSLEEFILSGLSIELDNAQTRLIGTDFDQPLPSVGSADQAMLDLAKKRLDESFLVVGIQEQFDESLLLIEEKLGLKNVVYERKNVNQASSSGKSSLSDRELEAIAQTHRLDLELYDYAKNKLASELEVRPQFFEEGLKKLESRNQRYIRKVQFSRRISNLLKKFDR